In a single window of the Sander lucioperca isolate FBNREF2018 chromosome 19, SLUC_FBN_1.2, whole genome shotgun sequence genome:
- the LOC116040340 gene encoding uncharacterized protein LOC116040340, translated as MDALITREGIFDGRFEQNFNTKQLVSGRDIVLNHDPENGWCDRSLYPLYEGLSRRYTAAGVRKASYQWVFRDCCAAFKVLDPGHQEHLLWDCWRTSEATVAKATSGNLANNSASRSKFNKDIVIKLDLFHCTRRFTRECVSEHHPLFSSFCQFLSAAFVVVDQRDLQRLTEAYTFCRISSANPTKQHIRDHCRTKVPQPRELLERVDDVLHLFYLAKDANDVPLFKASMLKLWRIQHVHILRGCLSDPEVGEGILYRYGGTLQLNYNKGAGAAVPVWIPVRGTSQQEGFHFHQAQWVTGNRVSCELFQAQAMTGVVRWNFQRLVDLKQPGVELPAVFDPLLILGLNTASVKVTGQAKYPRLQNTNRDTGEKFGLQFVEPGCRPVVLNWDKHKVQPNIPAAVAMETEDHCPAAMVGTDSQETSDESVGAVPILSFQQGTETISQYQQSQQSQQSQPPLIPAAARAKSENQSLMDTDHPGVAPLPVSSSPQAARTGPIKTGGLIQVLDHSRWTEAMRAAIDGLLIKHHGKRVDTDYAAMVQRACTDPNSLLHPTTCQHISRYVKHLAKLKNTSSSLNTSPEKVLETQQLWQSLTTGSQTTSVPVITLPPATFNPPPIAPPEEESLSRATVERIVAELMAKQQQHQQQPQQQQKKKTRNCVACGQPKSHYLGDGSSVHFFYQTQTIKYFYCSTKVFKTYADEGLTNTRMSFEDFAASPFFVRELEGARQRGAEWRRVAEERAKRKSAVQLPTGRLCRFCHQPLKQGPDSPHTHDSFPGVPGKYIYCPSRVFSLYKTQGMGKEMTWGEFKLSDFYEAERDRWVAEKKK; from the exons ATGGATGCATTAATCACCCGAGAGGGTATTTTTGATGGTCGGTTTGAACAAAACTTCAACACGAAACAGCTTGTCTCTGGACGGGACATTGTCCTTAATCATGACCCTGAAAATGGCTGG TGCGATCGGTCCCTCTATCCTCTGTATGAGGGGCTGTCTCGGCGCTACACTGCAGCTGGAGTGAGGAAGGCAAGCTACCAGTGGGT TTTTAGGGACTGCTGTGCTGCCTTCAAGGTCCTGGACCCTGGTCATCAGGAGCACCTGCTGTGGGACTGCTGGAGGACGTCAGAGGCCACCGTGGCGAAGGCGACCTCTGGCAACCTGGCAAACAACAGTGCCTCGAGGAGCAAGTTTAACAAAGACATTGTCATCAAGTTAGACTTGTTTCACTGCACGAGGCGCTTTACCAGGGAGTGTGTGTCTGAACATCACCCTCTGTTCAGCTCCTTCTGCCAGTTCCTCTCTGCAGCATTTGTTGTGGTGGACCAGAGGGATCTACAAAGGCTCACAGAGGCATACACCTTCTGCAGAATCTCTTCTGCAAATCCAACAAAGCAGCACATAAGAGATCACTGCAGGACAAAGGTGCCACAGCCGAGGGAGCTGCTGGAGAGGGTTGATGATGTGTTGCACCTCTTCTACCTGGCAAAGGACGCCAATGATGTGCCCCTGTTTAAGGCCTCCATGCTGAAGTTGTGGAGGATCCAACACGTTCACATCCTGAGAGGCTGCCTGAGCGACCCTGAGGTGGGGGAGGGAATTCTCTACAGGTATGGTGGCACCTTGCAGCTCAACTACAACAAGGGTGCAGGAGCCGCTGTACCTGTTTGGATTCCAGTGAGAGGCACCTCTCAGCAGGAGGGCTTCCACTTTCACCAAGCCCAGTGGGTGACAGGCAACCGGGTGTCCTGTGAACTTTTCCAGGCCCAGGCAATGACTGGAGTGGTGCGGTGGAACTTCCAGAGGCTGGTGGACCTGAAACAGCCTGGTGTGGAGCTGCCAGCTGTGTTTGACCCCCTGTTAATTTTAGGACTGAACACAGCCTCTGTCAAGGTAACAGGCCAAGCTAAATACCCCAGGCTGCAAAATACGAACAGGGACACAGGGGAGAAATTTGGACTGCAGTTTGTGGAGCCAGGTTGTCGTCCTGTTGTGTTGAACTGGGACAAGCACAAGGTACAGCCCAACATCCCAGCTGCTGTAGCCATGGAGACAGAGGATCACTGCCCTGCTGCTATGGTGGGCACAGACTCTCAG GAGACCAGTGATGAGTCAGTTGGAGCGGTGCCCATCCTATCTTTCCAGCAGGGCACTGAAACCATTTCCCAATACCagcaatcccagcagtcccagcAGTCCCAGCCACCCTTGATACCAGCTGCAGCCAGAGCCAAATCAGAGAATCAGTCTTTGATGGATACAG ACCATCCAGGGGTAGCACCGCTGcctgtttcctcctctccccAGGCCGCCCGCACTGGACCAATCAAGACAGGAGGCCTTATTCAAGTCTTGGACCACAGCCGGTGGACAGAAGCCATGAGAGCGGCCATCGACGGGCTTCTGATTAAACACCATGGGAAGCGGGTGGACACAGACTATGCTGCCATGGTCCAGAGGGCGTGCACTGACCCCAACAGCCTCCTTCATCCAACCACATGCCAACATATCTCCAGATATGTAAAGCATCTGGCCAAATTAAAAAACACCAGCTCCTCCCTCAATACCAGCCCAGAGAAAGTTTTGGAGACACAGCAGCTGTGGCAGAGTTTGACTACAGGCAGTCAAACGACCAGCGTGCCTGTCATAACTCTGCCTCCTGCAACTTTCAACCCTCCACCTATTGCTCCACCCGAGGAGGAGTCCCTGAGCCGGGCTACAGTGGAGCGGATTGTAGCAGAGTTAATggccaaacaacaacaacatcagcagcagccgcagcagcagcagaaaaaaaagaccAGGAACTGTGTAGCCTGTGGTCAGCCCAAGTCCCACTATCTTGGCGATGGCTCATCAGTTCATTTCTTTTATCAGACCCAAACCATCAAATACTTTTACTGCTCCACAAAGGTGTTTAAGACCTACGCAGACGAAGGCCTCACAAACACTCGGATGTCTTTTGAGGACTTTGCTGCGTCTCCATTCTTTGTGAGGGAGCTGGAGGGCGCCAGACAGAGGGGGGCTGAGTGGAGGAGGGTGGCAGAGGAGAGGGCAAAGAGGAAGTCAGCAGTGCAGCTTCCAACAGGTCGCCTGTGCAGGTTCTGTCATCAACCCCTAAAGCAGGGCCCTGACAGTCCTCACACACATGATAGCTTCCCCGGGGTACCAGGGAAATACATCTACTGCCCCTCCAGAGTGTTCTCCCTCTACAAGACACAGGGCATGGGGAAGGAGATGACCTGGGGGGA